In a single window of the Allobranchiibius huperziae genome:
- a CDS encoding RNA polymerase-binding protein RbpA, translating into MADRSLRGTNLSTLSLETDENIAYSERQTVRYECQCGRITELPFSVEADVPSIWECRCGKEATLVDGPEPSRKPVKPARTHWDMLLERRSVPELEELLEERLTWLRASRGEKPRRKRTA; encoded by the coding sequence ATGGCAGACCGTTCACTTCGAGGGACCAACCTCTCCACGCTGTCGCTGGAGACGGACGAGAACATCGCCTACAGCGAGCGACAGACCGTCCGCTACGAGTGCCAGTGCGGCCGCATCACCGAGCTGCCCTTCTCCGTGGAGGCCGACGTGCCCTCCATCTGGGAGTGCCGTTGCGGCAAGGAAGCCACCCTGGTCGACGGTCCCGAGCCGAGCCGCAAGCCGGTCAAGCCCGCGCGTACCCACTGGGACATGCTGCTCGAGCGCCGCTCGGTGCCCGAGCTGGAGGAGCTCCTGGAGGAGCGCCTCACCTGGCTGCGCGCCTCCCGCGGTGAGAAGCCGCGCCGCAAGCGCACCGCCTGA
- a CDS encoding MFS transporter — MADGRSSTPEQLRLQSRWYWYDWSVTAYITVTLAVLFSPYLTSIANKAACPTQPSDRTCHADLHVLGVPAAPGSLVPYTITAATIVSAFVLVVVGAMADRSKRPLRFLTGFSAVGSVAAAALCLVAGDRWALGMGLAIVSNVCVAGSLIVYSAIMVRITPPDDRDRVSARGWSYGYLGGGLLLVVNLVFLGLHDTLGLSTSAVVRISFAVNGVWWAVFATYSIRGLRAVPHDPAAAIGGSPLTAGVRQLRATFAELRGYPQTLRFLLAYLFYNDGVQTVIASASLYGAQQLKFSSTQLLLTILLVQFVAFGGALGFGRLARRVPARELVRRSLYLWTVVVVLAFFVPQHAFGLWLLLAVGIGLVLGGTQALSRSLYSHLVPHGREAEFFSLYQAMDRGTSWLGTLTFGLVYQLFRDYRLSIVALIIFFVVGGALLRTVDVRRGVVAAGNEVPAVV, encoded by the coding sequence GTGGCAGACGGACGCTCCTCGACTCCCGAACAGCTTCGTCTGCAGTCGCGTTGGTACTGGTACGACTGGTCGGTCACGGCGTACATCACCGTCACCCTCGCGGTGCTCTTCTCCCCCTACCTCACCAGCATCGCGAACAAAGCCGCCTGCCCGACCCAGCCCAGCGACCGCACCTGTCACGCCGACCTGCACGTGCTCGGCGTCCCGGCGGCTCCGGGCTCGCTGGTGCCCTACACGATCACCGCAGCCACGATCGTGTCGGCGTTCGTGCTCGTCGTGGTGGGCGCCATGGCGGACCGCTCCAAGCGGCCGCTGCGTTTCCTGACCGGTTTCTCGGCGGTCGGCTCGGTGGCCGCAGCCGCCCTGTGCCTGGTGGCCGGCGACCGCTGGGCGCTCGGCATGGGGCTGGCGATCGTGTCCAACGTGTGCGTGGCGGGGTCGCTCATCGTCTACTCCGCGATCATGGTGCGGATCACCCCGCCGGACGACCGCGACCGGGTCTCGGCCCGCGGCTGGTCCTACGGCTACCTCGGCGGCGGCCTGCTGCTCGTGGTCAACCTGGTCTTCCTCGGGCTGCACGACACCCTCGGCCTCAGCACCTCGGCGGTGGTGCGCATCAGCTTCGCGGTGAACGGCGTGTGGTGGGCGGTCTTCGCGACGTACTCGATCCGCGGCCTGCGCGCGGTGCCGCACGATCCGGCGGCCGCGATCGGCGGCAGTCCGCTGACGGCGGGAGTCCGTCAGCTGCGTGCGACCTTCGCCGAGCTGCGCGGATACCCGCAGACTCTGCGCTTCCTGCTGGCCTATCTCTTCTACAACGACGGCGTGCAGACCGTCATCGCCTCGGCGAGCCTCTACGGGGCGCAACAGCTGAAGTTCTCCAGCACCCAGTTGCTTCTCACGATCCTGCTGGTGCAGTTCGTGGCGTTCGGCGGCGCGCTGGGCTTCGGCCGGCTCGCCCGCCGGGTGCCCGCGCGCGAGTTGGTACGGCGCAGCCTCTACCTGTGGACCGTCGTGGTGGTCCTGGCGTTCTTCGTGCCGCAGCACGCGTTCGGGCTCTGGTTGCTGCTCGCGGTCGGGATCGGCCTGGTGCTCGGCGGCACCCAGGCGCTCTCCCGGTCGCTCTACTCCCATCTGGTGCCGCACGGCCGCGAGGCGGAGTTCTTCAGCCTCTACCAGGCCATGGACCGCGGCACCAGCTGGCTCGGGACCCTGACGTTCGGGCTCGTCTACCAGCTCTTCCGCGACTACCGGCTCTCCATCGTGGCGCTGATCATCTTCTTCGTGGTCGGGGGCGCGCTGCTGCGCACCGTCGACGTACGACGCGGGGTGGTGGCCGCCGGCAACGAGGTGCCGGCGGTCGTCTGA
- a CDS encoding FAD-dependent oxidoreductase: protein MDHIDRRAFLAVTAAGAAAAALAGCSPTSSRAAGSAAAGGGSSSAGLAATSSPGQSAAAGATGGPTLADWKQLAGQIQGVVLLPGSTPYAQDKLLFNPEYDGAKPQAVIRPKTTTDVQRSVAFSSKYGLHVSPRSGGHSYIGASAADGTVVIDLREMAAVDASGSSVSVQAGANLYFVHATLAGRNRTIPTGTCPTVGTSGLTLGGGLGTESRAHGLTCDRVESVQMVLPDSSLVTATASTNSDLYWAARGGSSAIPGVVTSLGYGTYSTTDRGIFRATFPVGSATQVLEGWASWLGSASRDWWANVHLDLSGGSLRPSILGVCTAGRELLALSSLQRHIGARATSTSHFQRSYLSTVQYFGGGTTSARAPFTAGTDLVRTMTSSAAAAIVQGTLAAGHRSVAAIVDPLDGAVHDVAASAGAFPWRSHQASIQWYAGGSNYAGARSWISAAHAAVRSVSVGGYVNYLESGVAGSRYFAENTSKLNSVHQKYDPHGLMHLPFTL from the coding sequence ATGGACCACATCGATCGTCGTGCCTTCCTGGCCGTCACCGCCGCGGGTGCTGCGGCAGCCGCCCTCGCCGGGTGCAGCCCCACGAGCAGCCGCGCGGCCGGTAGCGCAGCCGCGGGCGGGGGGTCCTCGAGCGCTGGTCTGGCGGCCACGTCATCGCCCGGGCAGTCTGCTGCGGCCGGTGCAACGGGCGGACCCACCCTGGCGGACTGGAAGCAGCTGGCCGGTCAGATCCAGGGGGTCGTGCTGCTGCCGGGCAGCACGCCATACGCGCAGGACAAGCTGCTCTTCAACCCCGAGTACGACGGCGCGAAGCCGCAGGCGGTCATCCGCCCCAAGACCACCACGGACGTGCAACGCTCCGTCGCCTTCTCCAGCAAGTACGGGCTGCACGTCTCGCCCCGCTCGGGCGGACACTCCTACATCGGCGCCTCTGCAGCCGACGGCACGGTCGTGATCGACCTGCGCGAGATGGCGGCCGTGGACGCGTCGGGATCCAGCGTCAGCGTGCAGGCCGGCGCCAACCTCTACTTCGTGCACGCCACCCTGGCGGGCCGGAACCGCACCATCCCCACCGGCACCTGCCCCACCGTCGGCACCTCCGGGCTCACGCTCGGCGGCGGACTCGGCACCGAGTCACGGGCCCACGGACTGACCTGCGACCGGGTGGAGTCGGTGCAGATGGTCCTGCCCGACAGCAGCCTCGTCACAGCGACGGCCTCCACCAACAGCGACCTCTACTGGGCGGCCAGGGGCGGCAGCAGCGCGATCCCGGGTGTGGTCACCAGCCTCGGGTACGGGACGTACTCCACGACCGACCGGGGCATCTTCCGGGCCACCTTCCCTGTCGGGTCGGCGACCCAGGTGCTGGAAGGCTGGGCATCCTGGCTGGGCAGCGCCAGCCGGGACTGGTGGGCCAACGTGCACCTCGACCTCAGCGGGGGGTCGTTGCGCCCCAGCATCCTCGGGGTCTGCACCGCCGGTCGCGAGCTGCTCGCATTGAGCTCGCTACAGCGGCACATCGGCGCCCGCGCCACCTCCACCTCGCACTTCCAGCGCAGCTACCTGTCGACCGTGCAGTACTTCGGGGGCGGTACGACGTCGGCGCGCGCCCCGTTCACGGCGGGCACCGACCTGGTGAGGACGATGACCAGCTCCGCCGCGGCGGCCATCGTGCAGGGCACGCTCGCGGCCGGTCATCGTTCGGTGGCGGCCATCGTCGACCCGCTCGACGGCGCCGTGCACGACGTCGCAGCGAGCGCCGGCGCCTTCCCGTGGCGCTCCCACCAGGCCTCGATCCAGTGGTACGCCGGAGGCAGCAACTACGCCGGGGCGCGCTCGTGGATCTCTGCCGCGCACGCGGCGGTCAGGTCCGTGTCGGTCGGGGGCTACGTCAACTACCTGGAGAGCGGTGTCGCCGGATCCCGTTACTTCGCAGAAAACACCTCGAAGCTGAATTCGGTGCACCAGAAGTACGATCCGCACGGGCTGATGCATCTTCCCTTTACCCTCTGA
- a CDS encoding VOC family protein, translated as MDSPEDVPRLRQTVLDTTDVRALAEFYRLLLGYTYRHGDEAPGSGEPDTAEWLVLRAPEGSPPLAFQKVDTLPRSSWPDNEPVPQQLHLDMTVLSKKALDEQHRRVLRLGGRMLLDRSDDDEEPLRVYADPAGHPFCIFVG; from the coding sequence ATGGACTCACCTGAGGACGTGCCGAGACTGCGGCAGACCGTGCTCGACACGACCGACGTACGCGCGCTGGCCGAGTTCTACCGGCTGCTCCTCGGCTACACGTACCGCCACGGTGACGAGGCGCCGGGCTCGGGGGAGCCGGACACTGCCGAGTGGCTGGTGCTGCGGGCTCCCGAGGGTTCACCGCCGCTGGCGTTCCAGAAGGTGGACACCCTGCCGCGCTCCAGTTGGCCGGACAACGAGCCGGTGCCGCAACAGTTGCATCTCGACATGACGGTGCTGTCGAAGAAAGCACTGGACGAGCAGCACCGTCGGGTGCTGCGGCTCGGCGGCCGGATGCTGCTCGACCGATCCGACGACGACGAGGAGCCGCTGCGGGTCTACGCCGACCCGGCCGGTCACCCGTTCTGCATCTTCGTGGGCTGA
- a CDS encoding LysR family transcriptional regulator translates to MTLPDMPSLRLLVDVARLGSIGAAGRAAGMSQQAASERLRTVEANVGVTLLRRSPGGSTLTDAGALLVEWATRLLDVADEIDQGISTLRADRDRELSVVASMTVAEYLLPAWLVRLRQRQDTTVTLRATNSENVVQAVRAGEADLGFVEDSVSHSGLASLVVAHDELVVVAHPDDVWCRRRRAVDASILARRGLTAREPGSGTRRVLEAALRAAGLAPSVPAVELTTTAAVRSSVLAGSPPAVLSHLAVEADLSAGRLRAVPVDDLDLRRDLTAVWQGSARPPAGPVRDLLAIARAG, encoded by the coding sequence GTGACGCTGCCCGACATGCCCTCGCTGAGACTGCTCGTCGACGTGGCGCGGTTGGGCAGCATCGGAGCCGCCGGGCGGGCCGCCGGGATGTCGCAGCAGGCCGCCTCGGAACGCCTGCGGACGGTCGAGGCGAACGTCGGGGTGACCCTCCTGCGCCGCTCCCCCGGCGGTTCGACGCTGACCGATGCGGGTGCCCTCCTCGTGGAATGGGCGACCCGGCTGCTCGACGTCGCCGACGAGATCGACCAGGGCATCAGCACCCTGCGCGCGGACCGCGACCGGGAACTGTCCGTGGTCGCCAGCATGACCGTCGCCGAATACCTGCTGCCCGCCTGGCTGGTCCGCCTGCGTCAGCGACAGGACACGACGGTGACTCTGCGAGCGACCAACAGTGAGAACGTTGTTCAGGCGGTGCGCGCCGGTGAAGCCGACCTCGGGTTCGTGGAGGACTCGGTGTCGCACAGTGGTCTCGCGAGCCTGGTCGTCGCCCACGACGAGCTGGTCGTCGTGGCTCACCCCGACGATGTGTGGTGCCGCCGGCGCCGGGCGGTCGACGCGAGCATCCTGGCGCGTCGGGGGCTGACTGCGCGAGAGCCCGGCTCGGGCACCCGCCGCGTGCTGGAGGCGGCGCTGCGGGCAGCGGGCCTGGCCCCTTCGGTGCCCGCGGTCGAACTCACCACGACCGCGGCCGTCCGCAGCTCCGTCCTCGCGGGAAGTCCGCCGGCCGTGCTCAGTCACCTGGCGGTCGAGGCCGACCTCAGCGCGGGCCGGTTGCGCGCGGTGCCCGTCGACGACCTCGACCTGCGCCGCGACCTCACGGCTGTCTGGCAGGGTTCGGCGCGGCCGCCGGCCGGGCCGGTGCGCGACCTGCTCGCGATCGCCCGCGCCGGCTGA
- a CDS encoding TDT family transporter, producing MTQTLRPPRARPTGGVFGELSGASPLAYVGPNWFAAVMGTGIVAVAAVGLPVQPAGTAYAALIVWVWAATLLVVLCAATVAHWVRHPAAARSHLDHPVMGHFYGAPAMAFMTVGAGALAVGRPLLGPHLAVLIDAWMWTAGTAMGLATTVVVPYRAFVRGSATADAAFGGWLMPVVPPMVSAATGAALIPHLPSGWAREAMLLVCYGCFAVTVLCSLVIVPLICRRLWCHGAGAAALVPTFWIVLGPLGQSVTAVHHLGVVAPSVLGPTYGAPFRRMILLYGLPVWGLAMLWLGLVVVLTARTVRDGMPFGLPWWSFTFPVGTMVTGTSALAKFTGSEPLTVVACLLFAGLVIAWVTVTVRTARGVWSGRLLAAPAQVTS from the coding sequence ATGACACAGACCTTGCGGCCGCCGAGGGCGCGTCCTACCGGGGGAGTATTCGGTGAGCTGAGCGGTGCCTCGCCGCTGGCGTACGTCGGACCGAACTGGTTCGCGGCCGTGATGGGCACCGGCATCGTCGCAGTCGCTGCTGTGGGACTGCCCGTGCAGCCGGCCGGCACCGCCTACGCTGCTCTCATCGTATGGGTCTGGGCCGCAACGCTTCTCGTCGTCCTCTGTGCCGCGACGGTCGCGCACTGGGTCCGCCATCCGGCCGCTGCGCGGAGCCATCTGGACCACCCGGTGATGGGCCATTTCTACGGTGCGCCGGCGATGGCGTTCATGACAGTCGGGGCGGGCGCACTGGCGGTCGGGCGGCCGTTGCTCGGTCCTCATCTCGCGGTGCTCATCGACGCCTGGATGTGGACGGCGGGCACGGCGATGGGTCTGGCAACGACCGTGGTGGTGCCGTATCGCGCGTTCGTGCGGGGGAGTGCGACTGCCGACGCAGCGTTCGGCGGATGGCTGATGCCGGTGGTGCCGCCGATGGTCAGCGCGGCGACGGGGGCCGCCCTGATCCCGCATCTGCCGTCCGGGTGGGCGCGGGAGGCGATGCTGCTCGTCTGTTACGGCTGCTTCGCCGTGACGGTGCTCTGCAGCCTGGTGATCGTGCCGCTGATCTGCCGGCGGCTGTGGTGTCACGGGGCCGGCGCGGCGGCCCTGGTGCCGACCTTCTGGATCGTGCTCGGCCCGCTCGGGCAGTCGGTGACCGCGGTGCATCACCTGGGCGTCGTTGCGCCGAGCGTGCTGGGGCCGACCTACGGTGCGCCGTTCCGGCGGATGATCCTCCTCTACGGGCTCCCCGTGTGGGGGTTGGCGATGCTCTGGCTCGGCCTGGTGGTCGTGCTCACCGCACGGACCGTGCGGGACGGTATGCCCTTCGGGCTCCCGTGGTGGTCCTTCACCTTCCCGGTCGGCACGATGGTGACCGGCACATCCGCGCTCGCGAAGTTCACCGGGAGCGAGCCGCTGACGGTGGTGGCCTGCCTGCTCTTCGCCGGGCTGGTGATCGCCTGGGTGACTGTGACGGTACGGACGGCACGAGGCGTCTGGTCGGGGCGCTTGCTGGCTGCCCCAGCCCAGGTCACGTCTTGA
- a CDS encoding isochorismatase family protein produces MTTLANRPKTALLVIDVQNGVMGESYDRDRVVANVSTLVDKARAAQVPVVWVQHNSDELQTGSESWQYVPELTRLDAEPLVQKAFGDSFEDTELESVLADLGVGSLVLSGAQTDACIRSTLHGALVRGYDARLVSDAHTTEDLSPYGAPPPEKVIDHTNLYWEYQTAPGRTAGVVATADVDFAKISAG; encoded by the coding sequence ATGACCACGCTCGCGAACCGCCCGAAGACCGCACTGCTCGTGATCGATGTGCAGAACGGAGTGATGGGGGAGTCCTACGACCGCGACCGGGTCGTCGCGAACGTCTCCACACTGGTCGACAAGGCCCGCGCGGCACAGGTGCCGGTGGTGTGGGTGCAGCACAACAGCGACGAATTGCAGACCGGCAGCGAGAGCTGGCAGTACGTGCCGGAGCTCACGCGTCTCGACGCAGAACCGTTGGTGCAGAAGGCATTCGGCGATTCGTTCGAAGACACTGAACTCGAGTCCGTACTGGCCGACCTCGGCGTCGGATCGCTGGTGCTGTCCGGGGCCCAGACCGACGCGTGCATCCGGTCCACCCTGCACGGCGCGCTGGTGCGCGGCTACGACGCACGACTGGTCTCCGACGCGCACACGACCGAGGACCTGTCGCCGTACGGCGCGCCACCGCCGGAGAAGGTCATCGACCACACGAATCTCTACTGGGAGTACCAGACCGCGCCGGGTCGGACGGCAGGTGTCGTGGCGACCGCGGACGTCGACTTCGCGAAGATCTCCGCGGGCTGA
- a CDS encoding TIGR03086 family metal-binding protein, whose protein sequence is MKLIDAASTEFERAVRELPEDSWALQTPCDMTVRALVEHVVVGNRFTTLLLQGVSRDVARARLDADQLGTDPVSAVVDSSRDQAAAFAAAVPGQLVPYRTGDVTVDTFLRFRLVDLVVHAWDLRRGAGLDEALNPELVEALLAVVGPHLEEMISYGAYGDGPSGTLPGDASAQHRLLDEFGRRP, encoded by the coding sequence GTGAAGCTGATCGATGCCGCATCGACAGAGTTCGAGCGCGCGGTGCGCGAGTTACCCGAGGATTCGTGGGCGTTGCAGACACCGTGTGACATGACGGTGCGAGCACTCGTCGAACACGTCGTCGTCGGCAACCGGTTCACCACCTTGCTTCTGCAGGGTGTCAGCCGCGACGTGGCACGCGCACGACTCGATGCCGACCAGCTCGGGACTGACCCGGTGTCCGCAGTCGTCGACTCGTCGCGGGATCAGGCCGCCGCGTTCGCCGCAGCGGTGCCCGGTCAGCTCGTGCCGTATCGGACCGGCGACGTCACCGTGGACACCTTCCTGAGGTTCCGGCTGGTCGACCTGGTCGTTCATGCCTGGGATCTGCGCCGCGGCGCAGGCCTCGACGAGGCGCTGAATCCCGAACTCGTCGAGGCGCTCCTGGCGGTGGTCGGGCCGCATCTCGAGGAGATGATCTCTTACGGCGCGTACGGCGATGGGCCGAGCGGCACGCTGCCGGGCGACGCTTCAGCCCAACATCGGCTTCTGGACGAGTTCGGCCGCCGACCCTGA
- a CDS encoding PQQ-binding-like beta-propeller repeat protein yields MTRVFVVLLAAVAMVASVLGAVPANAYVARTQVVSAGESGAGGFISLTPARLVDTRSGLGAAQGPVASGSTTIVRLAGHGGIPSAGVSAVVLNVTATAPSGGGYLTTWSAGSSRPTTSTLNYVAGQTVANQVIVKVGSGGVADVYTSSSTQLFVDVAGYFATGAAYRPLVPVRLSDTRRAHAHPGAGSTTAVTVTGRGGVPTSGVGAVVLNVTAVSRSAAGYLTVFPAGAARPNASIANYMPGHAAAEMSIAKVGAGGQVDLYSSQAVDLLADVIGWIPTSGDYAPLTPTRIADTRYGTGGVIKGRVPTGGVLSLTISGAHGIPTTGTNAVEVNVTATGGTGPGYLTTYPTGTTRPVASTLDYPSGGTTANSATVKVSADGKINVYVSRAAYLWVDVVGYFTPQPSLTPVDAWSQGEADAANTNVNLGESQLTAATATRLHTAWTINAHGPAAAVISDGVAYVVPNVGRTVDPTSLIATNAVSGAALWSLQLPLGTFGSGAITGGKLLLPYAQAPDGAGVLAVDLKSHKILWRTSPIRNGDYAERLVVSGETAYFNDGANLNAFDVSDGHLRWATTDSDGTPFIDYAVAGGTLFRWGGGQLRVYDATTGNFLWSALVNPLDSSGPIVADGRVYIVETDNEVDAYDASGCGASVCQPVWSNRPAGGYADHVTVGAAAGGQLIVSWRDQEGQSPWPSYLSSLSSATGKSTWTVAAPVDGARPARAGGLVWLLVNNNEIQSYNASTGAHISTATVPGAWGYPQYVAIADGSIVVSTGGTVVGLRAETP; encoded by the coding sequence ATGACGCGAGTTTTTGTTGTGCTGCTGGCGGCGGTGGCGATGGTCGCCTCGGTGCTGGGGGCGGTGCCGGCTAATGCTTATGTGGCGAGGACCCAGGTTGTATCTGCTGGGGAGTCGGGTGCAGGTGGCTTCATCTCGTTGACGCCGGCGCGGTTGGTGGACACCCGTAGTGGGCTGGGGGCGGCGCAAGGTCCTGTGGCTAGTGGTTCCACCACGATTGTGCGTCTAGCTGGCCACGGCGGGATTCCTTCCGCGGGTGTTTCTGCTGTTGTGTTGAATGTGACCGCGACAGCGCCTTCGGGTGGCGGGTATTTGACGACGTGGTCGGCGGGTTCGTCGCGTCCAACGACATCCACACTCAATTATGTTGCGGGCCAGACTGTCGCGAACCAGGTGATCGTCAAAGTTGGTTCCGGTGGGGTTGCGGATGTCTACACCTCGTCGAGTACGCAGTTGTTCGTGGACGTTGCCGGGTACTTTGCAACCGGTGCGGCGTACCGTCCTCTGGTCCCCGTCCGATTGTCGGATACCCGCCGTGCCCACGCTCACCCAGGTGCCGGTTCGACGACTGCGGTGACGGTGACCGGTCGAGGCGGTGTCCCGACCAGCGGGGTAGGGGCCGTCGTGCTGAACGTGACGGCCGTATCCCGCTCTGCTGCTGGATATTTGACCGTGTTCCCTGCTGGGGCGGCGCGGCCCAATGCTTCTATTGCGAATTACATGCCGGGGCATGCTGCCGCGGAGATGTCCATCGCGAAGGTCGGGGCAGGCGGCCAGGTTGATCTGTACTCATCCCAGGCGGTCGATCTGCTAGCGGACGTCATTGGTTGGATTCCGACCAGTGGTGACTACGCCCCGCTCACACCCACCCGGATCGCTGACACCCGTTACGGCACAGGTGGCGTCATTAAGGGACGGGTGCCGACTGGTGGGGTGCTCTCACTGACGATCAGCGGAGCACACGGGATCCCAACCACCGGGACCAACGCAGTCGAGGTCAATGTCACCGCAACCGGTGGCACCGGGCCGGGTTACCTGACGACCTACCCAACCGGGACCACCCGACCCGTGGCGTCGACTTTGGATTACCCCAGCGGTGGCACCACCGCGAACTCGGCCACTGTCAAAGTCAGCGCCGACGGCAAGATCAACGTGTACGTGTCACGGGCGGCCTACCTCTGGGTCGACGTGGTGGGGTACTTCACGCCGCAGCCGAGCCTGACACCAGTTGACGCGTGGTCTCAGGGTGAGGCCGACGCGGCGAACACCAACGTGAACCTCGGCGAATCGCAACTGACGGCAGCTACGGCCACTCGGCTGCACACGGCCTGGACGATAAACGCTCATGGTCCAGCTGCGGCGGTTATTTCCGATGGGGTGGCCTATGTCGTCCCGAATGTAGGAAGGACCGTCGACCCGACATCATTGATAGCTACGAACGCGGTCTCGGGAGCAGCACTGTGGAGCCTGCAGCTTCCCCTGGGCACCTTCGGATCTGGCGCGATCACCGGCGGCAAGTTGTTGCTGCCCTACGCACAAGCCCCTGATGGCGCCGGCGTGCTCGCCGTAGACCTCAAGAGCCACAAGATCCTGTGGCGCACAAGCCCGATCCGCAACGGCGACTACGCAGAACGTCTTGTGGTCTCAGGTGAGACTGCCTATTTCAACGACGGAGCCAATCTCAACGCCTTCGACGTATCGGACGGGCATCTGCGCTGGGCGACAACTGACTCCGACGGAACCCCGTTCATCGACTACGCAGTAGCGGGAGGCACCCTGTTCAGGTGGGGAGGGGGTCAGCTCCGGGTGTACGACGCAACCACCGGAAACTTCCTGTGGTCAGCACTGGTCAATCCACTCGATTCTTCGGGCCCCATCGTTGCTGACGGGCGTGTGTACATTGTCGAAACCGACAACGAGGTTGATGCGTATGACGCATCAGGATGCGGAGCATCCGTATGTCAACCTGTGTGGTCTAACCGTCCGGCGGGTGGCTACGCAGACCACGTCACCGTCGGAGCAGCAGCTGGCGGGCAGTTGATAGTCAGTTGGCGAGACCAAGAGGGGCAATCGCCGTGGCCCTCCTACCTCAGCAGCCTCTCCTCCGCCACCGGAAAATCCACCTGGACCGTCGCAGCCCCTGTGGACGGCGCGCGGCCGGCGCGCGCCGGGGGCCTGGTCTGGCTACTGGTAAATAACAACGAGATTCAGTCATATAACGCATCGACCGGTGCCCATATCTCCACTGCTACCGTCCCGGGAGCATGGGGTTATCCGCAATACGTCGCTATTGCAGACGGATCGATAGTCGTCAGTACTGGCGGCACGGTCGTCGGGTTGCGAGCTGAGACGCCTTGA
- a CDS encoding phosphotransferase: MPLESTVRQEARVPGWTTSSPTRVRHSILAVPSSPVPEFDAVLRRMFHRDGVDTLPAHLERAHGIAVAKITKLDVGVFKIDQDDGAVLVVRMFSAARPFAAAQGDLAVLRHLAELDFPAERPLQGSPLTQHEGQAVLVTEFVKSAPKAEQPPHPIVRLGAGIGRLHGLPVPHDADRPAGALHHFAEGTMSDELRAAASWLDALAKHTPGVAADGVTDLRAALDDSDGGDGLPEAFVHPDPVPKNAIFTAEGPVLIDWTSAGRGPRLASMTLVLRSKWAARPLLKGYTKSVTLTADERERLAGLLFSRALIDRVFRVCCKPESAPAAAKRLSTLRRDSDKQAELLLAMLASPPFP, encoded by the coding sequence GTGCCGCTCGAATCGACTGTTCGCCAAGAGGCGCGAGTGCCCGGTTGGACCACCTCGTCGCCGACCCGCGTCCGGCATAGCATTCTGGCCGTGCCCAGTTCGCCGGTGCCCGAGTTCGATGCTGTCCTGCGTCGCATGTTTCATCGCGACGGCGTCGACACGTTGCCCGCGCATCTCGAGCGGGCGCACGGTATCGCGGTCGCGAAGATTACCAAGCTCGACGTCGGAGTATTCAAGATCGACCAGGACGACGGCGCCGTCCTGGTCGTGCGCATGTTCTCCGCTGCCCGGCCCTTCGCCGCCGCGCAGGGTGACCTCGCTGTCCTTCGTCACCTGGCCGAGCTCGACTTCCCTGCCGAACGACCGCTGCAGGGCTCGCCATTGACCCAGCACGAGGGCCAGGCCGTGCTCGTCACCGAGTTCGTGAAGTCGGCCCCGAAAGCCGAGCAGCCCCCGCATCCCATCGTCCGTCTGGGCGCCGGCATCGGCCGCCTGCACGGATTACCGGTGCCGCATGACGCCGATCGCCCGGCCGGGGCATTGCACCACTTCGCAGAAGGCACGATGTCCGACGAACTGCGCGCTGCCGCATCTTGGCTCGACGCGCTCGCGAAGCACACACCAGGAGTGGCCGCCGACGGGGTCACGGACCTGCGCGCCGCCCTAGACGACTCCGACGGCGGCGACGGCTTGCCCGAAGCATTCGTCCACCCTGACCCCGTGCCCAAGAACGCGATCTTCACCGCCGAAGGCCCAGTCCTGATCGACTGGACGTCGGCGGGACGGGGCCCCCGCCTGGCCTCGATGACCCTGGTGCTGAGATCGAAGTGGGCGGCCCGGCCGTTACTGAAGGGCTATACGAAGTCCGTCACCCTCACCGCCGACGAACGCGAGCGACTGGCCGGCCTGCTGTTCAGCCGCGCACTCATCGACCGGGTATTCCGGGTGTGCTGTAAGCCCGAATCCGCCCCTGCAGCGGCGAAGAGACTGTCCACGCTGCGACGTGACAGCGACAAGCAGGCCGAACTTCTGCTCGCCATGCTGGCGTCACCACCATTCCCATGA